A single genomic interval of Hevea brasiliensis isolate MT/VB/25A 57/8 chromosome 4, ASM3005281v1, whole genome shotgun sequence harbors:
- the LOC110655543 gene encoding uncharacterized protein LOC110655543: MERGVQRWIVDISKWEPSPHDFSFALSLLPQHEHSSVIRFVKMEDRKRALVSRLLQYALVHQVLGIPYDEIVIKRKLEGKPYLECAKGYSKFPNFNFNVSHHGDFVAIASEPVCIVGLDIVCCVKPQKETVPEFIHNFASYFSRLEWDNIINSGTSDEILVEFYRYWCLKEAYVKAIGSGLVNGLDRVEFHHTNWTNIFVKIDGKPMKEWRFWLFELQKQHWVSVARGHPKAAAGSYKTTMSQLEFDEEEYHKGLGLPNVTFVAQTLEQLILVSHDADEMVE; this comes from the exons ATGGAGAGAGGAGTACAAAGATGGATAGTGGACATATCAAAGTGGGAGCCATCTCCCCATGACTTCTCTTTTGCCCTCTCCCTTCTTCCTCAACACGAACACTCCTCCGTCATCAg ATTTGTGAAGATGGAGGACAGAAAACGGGCACTTGTGAGCCGGTTGCTTCAGTATGCTCTTGTACATCAAGTATTGGGAATTCCATATGATGAAATTGTTATAAAGCGCAAATTGGAAGGGAAACCTTACTTG GAATGTGCTAAAGGCTACTCAAAATTTCCCAATTTTAATTTCAATGTTTCTCATCATGGCGACTTTGTGGCAATAGCATCTGAACCTGTTTGCATTGTTGGGTTGGACATTGTTTGCTGTGTCAAACCCCAGAAAGAGACAGTTCCagaattcattcacaattttgcttcttATTTTTCTAGGTTGGAATGGGATAATATAATTAATTCTGGCACCTCTGATGAAATTTTGGTTGAGTTTTACAG ATATTGGTGTCTCAAAGAGGCATATGTCAAGGCTATAGGGAGCGGACTGGTGAATGGGTTGGACAGGGTAGAGTTCCATCACACTAACTGGACAAACATATTTGTTAAAATTGATGGGAAGCCAATGAAAGAGTGGAGGTTTTGGCTTTTTGAGCTGCAAAAACAGCATTGG GTGTCTGTTGCTAGAGGTCACCCAAAAGCTGCTGCTGGAAGTTACAAGACAACAATGAGCCAATTGGAGTTTGATGAAGAAGAGTACCATAAGGGTCTTGGTCTTCCAAATGTAACCTTTGTTGCACAAACCCTGGAACAACTCATCCTAGTTTCGCATGATGCAGATGAGATGGTTGAATAG